The genomic region TTCCTCATATGTCAGGTCATAATCCACGTCAGGAAGCTCGTGTTAGAATATCTCTGAGGTGTATCTGTGACTCTGCAGCAGCCTGAAAATCCAAGAAGAAAGTCGAGTAACTGGGCAGCGATAGATCGAGCAGTCCACCTAAGCATAGTTTTAGAGAAGACCAGCATTAGTGTTCCCTCTACTACATGGACACAAAAAGTGAACAAAGCTGGAATTCTCTGACATGTGGTCATAACACATCGTAATCCAAGCATCTCAGATGTGTGGGTCATCTGTGACGTTTTCAACTTGGAGAAGGTCGACGTCCATGCTGAGAGCGtctttctccccctcctcctttcacaCTGTTTAGTGCCCTCCATTGCAGGCTTATCCAGATCTGTCAATACACATCTTCAGATACTCCCTCCTACTCTcccttttttgtcttcttcacTTCTCCTGATATCTCCATACATCTGGAAAAACAGCTCCATGTCTCTCTGCAGTTTGGTGTTTCGGCGGTCGGCGTCTGCTTTGGCTCGCTCCATCTTGCGAATCTTGATTTCAGCAACACTTTGGCTGCGCTTCTGCTGCTCCAGGCTGGCCCGCAGGACTGCAACCTGCCTCTCAAGGACGTCATTGCAGCGCTCCAACCTGCAGAGACACCATAAAACATGGTGAAGGCTTTAAGCAAACACTGGTGGCACGCCACACATTATATAGGATCATTTATGCTGATTCTGTtacaagggagtttttccttgccaCTGTCGACGAGTGCTTTCTCATAGgtggttgtctgattgttgtgaTTTCCATTATTGTTGGCTCTTCATCTTAAAGTGCTTTCAGGCAAcatgatttggcactatatagataaactgaattgaatacacTGAAGGTGTCTCACCTCTGTATCCTGGTCTGGTACTCAGACTTCTGCTGGGCCATCCTTTGCCGCAGCTCATCCAGGAGTGAGTGGGTGTCCCTGGGTTGTAGATGATCTTCAGCCCCCTGGAGATCAGGAGAACCTGAGGGAAGGAAGACATCTGAGCTGCCTGTACTAAGAGGGCTGCCACTGCGTACTGAACCCGAGGCTGGAGAGTTTGGGTGGTGGGTGTGGTCGTCATGGTCGTTATCActgttttcatcatcatcatcctcgttGCTATCTTCATGATCGTCTTTGtcactgttttccttctctgctTCCTGATTTGAAGGCAACCCTCCATTTCTGACTGGACTAACTACACCGACATCATCACTGCTTTCATCCAATGGTAAAACCTCGCAGGAAGACCATGAAGAGGAATCCCTCGTGCGCTCCACTTCTTCAAGCTCTACCTCATCTTCACCAGTTCCAATGTGGCCTCCGGAAGAGTTCATTTTCAAATGTCCATCAGTGACATCCATCATTGGTGGGTGTAGAGACACTTTGCTCAGATTGTCATAGGCGGAAGGGGTGCTCTCCTCCTGACCCTCACTGCTGCCCCCACTGGCTGTTTCTGGCACTGCACCCTCTTCCTCAGCACCAGCAGAGCTCCAGAAAGCAGAGCTGGCCTCTCCTGGGCCTGGCCAAACTTTGGTCCAGCCCATGAGCTCTGGTCTGGGCTTAGAATTTTCTGGCACCTGGAAGCTGGTTTCAGAGGCTTGAACATTTCCACTGGGTGCTATTTGGTGAGTGTTATGTTGGTGACAGTCGACGTTATGTCTGTCAGAGTGGTGCTGAGTGGGCTGACTGGAGGAGGGTGTGGGGTAGAAACAGTTCCCCGGGTGGGAGGAGGTGTAGCGATGTCCGAGATTCCTTTTCGGACCGGAAGACAAGTCTGATTTGGCAGCAGCTGAGAAGGCACAGctagacaacaacaacaacaaaaagttaGAATTTGAAGTTGAGGCACATTCTTGCAGCTGAAATCATTTTTCTTGCAAACTTTAAAAGTTTTAATGACATCAAGTGACAATGAAAGAATGCAAGTAAAGATGTGAAGGAAGAACAGGTTGTTGGGATAGACACAAAGACTGGGGATGATTATCTGGGATCCATCTCTTGCACAGGAAGCACATGAGCAAGGCTTAGATAGAAGAGTCTGGAGGAAAACAGAAGAGGACAGGTACCTATGGCAAGCAGGTGAGGTGTGGGTGAAGCCACATATTCTCATTCCCAAGACATCACAAGTTGATGCTTGGTTAGAAACCCGGTCTCGTcatattttaattgtatttaattttatttatttagcaccaaatcacaacaacagccacctcaagatgctttatattgtaagctagagaccctacaataataatcaAGGTATACCCAAATATCATCATTTTCTGAGGCACTGATTTTAATAAGGAACAACAAAACTACAGAATTCCACAAAAAAGAACCAGAAGCCAAATTGTTGAGCCCTCTTTACACCTATTTATTGCACTTTAAGTTGCTCCTACTTTGGTTTGGCTAGGTTTAGGCTGAAATACCCAGCGCGTCACAATCTGAGGCCAGTGGCTACTGACAAAGTTGACATGTTGACAGTGAGCATGAGTTGGCCATGATCTCTATTGTTTACAGCTGTGCACAAAcctgtctcttgtttgtttgttgttgtctcaTTCCAGACCTTTTAGATTTGGATCTGGAGATTCGTGTCCTCTCTTAGCTGCCATTTGTTGTCTGACAGTCACAGCCCTGCCTTTCTCTATTTTACCTCTTTGGGTCTGTGTGAGCTCCGCCCTTCTCTCCATCCTCCTGTATCTTCTGTATCTGAAATGTGTCctcatatttttctttgctaagtGAATTGTGTCTTGCTCCTTTCTCCCTCTGAGCTTTGTCctatctcttcctcctccctgtaaattgtgttttctcCTCTCACTCGGCCAGTGGTGTCATCTGTTTTCCATTCGTGGGAAGTGTCAGTCCTTCGCCCtctgtgtaaatgttgtccTTGAGTAATgccttgtgtgtgtatgagtgtgtgtgtgtgtctttcctcTTCCCTGGcctttgtttttgtggtgtAGCTTCTCCCTAGATGTCTTCTGTCATTAAAATTTGTGTCTATCGACATATTACTAATCCTTACATTAGGACCTATTTGTGAGTACTGACTTGGTACCCAGAGCACCCAGAGACAGTGTAAGTTTTGAGTTGTGAGGTTTCCACATTGCGATTGTTAGCTGATGGTGAAGTTGTTAGAGCAGGTCAGTTTTACCTGGAGCTCTCTGCGTCTGCAGCAGGCTGTCCCGTCTCCCTGAAACGCTCCGCTATGAGAGGCAAAGACAGCTGGCGAGGGCAGGGAAACGGGTGGAGATGAGGCTGCTTCAGAGCGCTTGGAGATCCATGTGAACTTCTAGTTGGGCGGGCATAGATGGGTGGAGAAATTTTTGCAAACAGAGACTCGTGTTCTGTGATCAGCTCTAACATTAACACCTGGACCAGCGCTGCACCTAGAGCACAGACAGATATTCTCATTAGACCTCGCTGCTTGTGTTCACAACCTTAGAAAATTCACTGCAGTCAGACCAATCAGATGATGACCACTATTATATCAGGCTAGTCGGGTGTGTATGCTGCTCACTGTGTTCTAATATTAACTTAAGAAAGAAGCACTGGCTGCAGCACATGGAGCATAATAGCATCACAGCTAAGCAAACAGGGAGTCATGCAGCTGACTAATTTGTGAATTACACTTCTAAACGATGACATCATCATTTAAACCTTGGCATACCGTACATATTAAGATTAATGTTAAGATTCTTTATTTGTGATTGTAGAAAGATTCAACAACATTTATTTTGGTGACTATCAACCAACGGCaagtgaatcagaatcagaatactttattgatccctgggggaaattattttttgttacagtgcagatAAAAGTGGCTTAAaaactcacatacacacaaaaatactaGTAATTAAAAGAGCTATCAAAAGTATCGATCAAAATAGCTATGTATCAATGAGAggaatacataaaaatacacacaatacaatatatatagatatttatAAAGATATTTATTAAAGCTACTCCACAGTGTATATTCTGGctttttggtgttttgaaagtgacttgtcagcagtgttggtcaagttacttgaaaaaagtaatcagtaactaattactgattacttccccaaaaaagtaatcccattactttactgattacttattttcaaaagtaattaattacttagttactttttaaaaacacgatttacaacctgaagaggtgataaagcgatagatctttcggctcaattctactttttctgcataatccatcatacaaaatgtaatcaaatggaaaagtctccttttttaaaacttgttttattagttttaatcttttaactttatgcatcaagcaaaaatttaattatatgcaacattctctgactggaagaaatttgtttaatatgtaaaTCTATTTTCTGCccaatccagcacataaaataaaatatttttttgtgtttacactcactctttcaaatagatgcaagtaaaacacagcagaaaataaataaaatcaaagactcagtggtcctgttgctctattttcacctgtaaaccaggagtggggtaggcggaggtttaccctggtgcaggtgtgccgcagcggtcagtggacgaatccgcgagtttctctgtgcatTTCCCATTatgtcgttgcgcactcggtgcttgcttggaagtttagggggtttttcgctgtaaaaagaagttttcttcccacgcacaacggacactaatgtttttgtcactttatatggaatcaaacttaaagtaaggtcagtactcccacgctttaaacgctgcactgatatattatccattgttgatcggcacacagctgttgtcacgaacgtcgcacttgcttacgtcactgtcatgagacattcttgcaaaaaaaaaaatcacggttttagtaacgcagtaatgcagcgttcctacgggaaagtagcggtaatctaattaccgtttttgcaatagtaatcccttactttactcattacttgaaaaaagtaacgcgttactgcccatctctgcttgtCAGTCACAAAGAAGACACACCCTAAAGCTTACCCTGCTTTATCATCCATTTAACTCTAAATATGGGaccataacttttaaaaatgagCTTCATGCTGTACTAAAGAATATCTGAAATAAGTGACTAGTGAGAAACTCATCTTCAGGTCAATCATCAAGGTCATACCCATGACATGAGTAGTAGAGTCACCCCCTTGTGGCCAATAAAAATCATGACGGTTTATGGCATTTCTGCATTTACTCTCTTTTCAGACTTGGAGGCTGTGTctgcctttaaaataaaatctacaGATGGCACAAGTGTTCATGTCCTGTTTACCTCCCACGATGCTTTGTGGGTCTTCAGCTTTGGCTCGGAGGATGTTTGGTCCAAACACGGTGGCCAAATTCTGGACACTCATCTTGTTGGTGCAGGAGTAACTGTGGACCTCAGTCAGAaacctgcacaaacacacacacatttccagtACCCATGACAAGACTAATCAAAAAAACACTCATTCGGTTTGACTATTATTCTTactttactattattattattaaggggTGGTCTTACTGGCAGATAAAGTTGAGCAGGTTGAAGTTTGCAACTGGTAACTCATGAAGAAGAATTCTTAACTCCCTCAAACcctaaaagaaaaaggagagcaATGCATCAAGGTGACATGTTAAACCACCGAAGGCTAAAATAAGAGTGCAGATTTCCAGAGGGGCGAAGCTGCTTTTAATCAAACAAACTGCTTGATGGTGCAGTGTGCAGTTACCAGTGTGCGGTCACTTGACAGCTTTTGGCCACAGAGCAGGAAGTCCTGGTAGTGGCTGTAAGGAACCAGCGGTTCAGGCAGCTGTCTGAGGTAGAGCTTCAACAGTGATGCCACCGTGTGGACGTCTGTGTTACTGCAGATAAAACGTTTTATCTTAAGAGAGCAGAtcagaagaaaagcaaaggGAACATTCAGAGAGGAACTTTACCTATCGAAGGATGGCCTCTCTCCTGAATCGAAAGCCTCCTGCAGCTCTTTGACTAAACTGGCCCGTCCAGGCTGGCGAAACAAGCCCACTTCATGCAGACCTCGCTCTCGAATGAAGGTCACGCATTGCTCCACCACCAGAGGAACCAAACGCACCCCATAACGCCGCTCATACAGCACCGTTTCCTCCAGGCGCTGACCAAAGACCCCTGCAAGAGGGAAAGATTTACTGAGTGCTCTCTCTGAAGAGTCTTCAAATCATAAACAATAATAAGACTTTACAGTGTTAGGTAAGACTTGTAGGTGACCTTGCACATCACATAGCTCTAGTCGCATAGAGTCAATTTGACAACATGAGCAAGAGGAGGCAGGGATGCATGCATGAACTGTATCTGGGATGCTTACAGCGCCAAAGTGTTGTGTTTGTATAACAACACATCTCAATCCTTAATCTCAGATACCCTTCATATATATCGAGCAAAACCAAATGAAAGCAGGATATTTTTAAGCTGTGTACCAGTGAAGAATGAGAAATAAAGCCAATGAATATATGTACCCGTGAAAGGGATCCAGACACCCTTGTTAAGGCTCTTCAGCCACTCGTCACCCTGACCGGCGCTGTTGGATAAAAAGAAATAGGAGCCTGGGCTGGCCAACACATCTCTGTTacctacaaacacacaaatgggGAGATGTTAAGGAGCTTACTCAGGTCAAGTCTGGACTTGTTATAATAAATCCAGATATTATTACCTATCCTCATAGTACTTTTATAAAACATCagatcataatttaaaaaaacaactttattgcACTTCTCTTATGCTGTTTAATGATTATCACTTGTAAAAGCAGAATAATGGTGTGATATTGGGTTGatgtcattttatttgaaagtgttctgttttattctgttatCGTTCGCCCCTCCTCATTAGTTTCAGCTGGGTTTAGGCTGTCACACCTGCGCCCAGTTAGTCATTGGTCTCCTCAGTGTATTTACCCACGGATGTCTTTTCCTCGGATGGCAGATCATCTTGTATTCACTGTAGTAAAGTAATTCAGGTCTTCCTGGATTCCccactttttttatttccttgtgTGTGACTGCTGGACGGTTCTATTGATGCTCCTTGATTGTTTGCCACATAGATTGATCTCCTGTTTATGCCTCATGTTGCCTCAAATGACAGACTTTGTCATACTAACATTAGACCTCTCCACACTT from Astatotilapia calliptera chromosome 10, fAstCal1.2, whole genome shotgun sequence harbors:
- the LOC113031268 gene encoding rho GTPase-activating protein 22-like, whose translation is MGLSCFKSWKHDSTGHKGNRDVLASPGSYFFLSNSAGQGDEWLKSLNKGVWIPFTGVFGQRLEETVLYERRYGVRLVPLVVEQCVTFIRERGLHEVGLFRQPGRASLVKELQEAFDSGERPSFDSNTDVHTVASLLKLYLRQLPEPLVPYSHYQDFLLCGQKLSSDRTLGLRELRILLHELPVANFNLLNFICQFLTEVHSYSCTNKMSVQNLATVFGPNILRAKAEDPQSIVGGAALVQVLMLELITEHESLFAKISPPIYARPTRSSHGSPSALKQPHLHPFPCPRQLSLPLIAERFRETGQPAADAESSSCAFSAAAKSDLSSGPKRNLGHRYTSSHPGNCFYPTPSSSQPTQHHSDRHNVDCHQHNTHQIAPSGNVQASETSFQVPENSKPRPELMGWTKVWPGPGEASSAFWSSAGAEEEGAVPETASGGSSEGQEESTPSAYDNLSKVSLHPPMMDVTDGHLKMNSSGGHIGTGEDEVELEEVERTRDSSSWSSCEVLPLDESSDDVGVVSPVRNGGLPSNQEAEKENSDKDDHEDSNEDDDDENSDNDHDDHTHHPNSPASGSVRSGSPLSTGSSDVFLPSGSPDLQGAEDHLQPRDTHSLLDELRQRMAQQKSEYQTRIQRLERCNDVLERQVAVLRASLEQQKRSQSVAEIKIRKMERAKADADRRNTKLQRDMELFFQMYGDIRRSEEDKKGRVGGSI